One genomic region from Homalodisca vitripennis isolate AUS2020 chromosome 6, UT_GWSS_2.1, whole genome shotgun sequence encodes:
- the LOC124365344 gene encoding protein eyes shut yields MVWWSGGLLVATWLLLDTTTAGFSCLSNPCFYGICMDELNSSFTCYCIDGYTGVHCQTNWDECWSSPCLNGGICHDGVATYNCSCPEGFVGEMCEENIDECSSNPCHNNATCVDAANGYSCQCAPGYSGTYCEVDIAVCNSTEDMRCQNGGVCLEGPGITFSCFCAPGWTGKLCETPIDECASNPCQNGAVCIDLHASYSCACLFGFTGRDCDLVLSMCPANPCHNDALCLVEDDTSVCYCVPDYHGDRCQFQYDECLLGPGCKNGGTCIDGVDSFSCSCPPDLTGQYCECLILEDSGLDCNYIRSTTTTTSTSTTTALPTTIMSSTSPTIRTSSFVPTQSIFPPTDFFTTVETSSAQTETTTSYETTNATEIKTESTTKEISEATTPTTPRVTETSTMEVTTETIPETTVEEVHTTTEVTVTSVTLDLITTGIPEETQKTETIPPTVTEPTAESKAVETTEPSQTTESEPSVDSTTKGDLEQTTSTTKLPAEEVTIRPPKEKTTTEQPAPTQQPVTTKTETTTEMVTATELPHTTIGLDCNNMPCLNGGTCYFSTSGAKCRCKQGWSGIRCDNREDIDDAAFTGHSYLSHRLANSSGTVVSVVIRTLAPTGLLLHARTAPHIYMAVYLHDGLLKFVFTCGIQTMLFSELHERVNTGFRLSIIATLEVEGVLGGEQHCSASLSVNDSLVMSGEQRALVGKVVNWSVHQPTLHLGGVPPHTVSSLDIPVTQGITGCMQALQRRVVVVVILLSMRVTAGSEIWFIHSICGILCLNISKAKSDLVGADIDLESCERRLKTMFDGQTRKIYTDALDMFEVSQCSSLACLSSPCHSSSTCIEQGDTWTCLCPSG; encoded by the exons ATGGTTTGGTGGTCTGGAGGCCTGCTGGTGGCCACGTGGTTACTTCTCGACACCACCACGGCAGGCTTCTCCTGTCTCAGCAACCCCTGCTTCTATGGCATCTGCATGGATGAGCTCAACAG TTCTTTCACCTGCTACTGTATCGATGGCTACACTGGAGTTCACTGCCAGACCAACTGGGACGAGTGCTGGTCTTCACCTTGTCTCAACGGCGGGATCTGTCACGATGGAGTTGCCACCTACAACTGTTCCTGTCCGGAAGGCTTTGTTG GTGAGATGTGTGAGGAGAACATTGACGAGTGCAGCTCAAATCCTTGTCACAACAACGCCACCTGTGTGGATGCAGCCAACGGTTACTCCTGCCAATGTGCACCAGGATATTCTG GTACCTACTGTGAGGTGGACATCGCGGTATGTAACAGCACAGAGGACATGCGTTGCCAGAATGGTGGAGTCTGCCTCGAGGGTCCTGGCATCACATTCTCCTGCTTCTGCGCTCCTG GATGGACTGGAAAGTTGTGTGAAACACCAATTGATGAGTGTGCTTCGAATCCTTGCCAAAACGGCGCTGTGTGCATAGATCTTCATGCTTCTTATTCTTGTGCTTGTTTATTTG GGTTCACGGGGCGGGATTGTGACCTGGTACTATCCATGTGTCCTGCCAACCCGTGCCACAACGACGCCCTCTGCCTGGTGGAGGACGACACCAGCGTCTGTTATTGCGTGCCTGACTATCACGGTGACCGCTGCCAGTTCCAGTACGATGAGTGCCTCCTAGGACCAGG atgCAAGAATGGCGGCACTTGTATTGACGGAGTGGACAGTTTCTCCTGCTCCTGTCCTCCTGACCTAACAGGACAGTACTGCGAGTGTCTCATCCTCGAGGATTCCGGTCTGGACTGCAACTACATCCGGTCAACCACCACAACCACCTCCACCTCCACAACCACAGCTCTTCCAACCACCATAATGTCTTCAACGTCCCCCACTATCCGTACCTCCTCTTTTGTGCCAACTCAGTCTATTTTTCCTCCCACTGACTTTTTTACTACTGTAGAGACCAGCAGTGCACAAACTGAAACAACCACGTCTTATGAAACGACAAACGCGACGGAAATAAAAACCGAATCGACCACAAAGGAGATCTCCGAGGCTACCACTCCGACAACGCCTCGAGTGACAGAGACTTCCACCATGGAAGTTACCACTGAAACGATTCCAGAAACAACTGTGGAAGAAGTCCACACGACAACGGAAGTGACAGTTACCAGTGTTACATTGGATTTGATAACAACCGGAATACCAGAGGAAACGCAAAAGACTGAAACGATTCCACCCACAGTGACTGAACCTACTGCAGAGTCTAAAGCGGTTGAAACGACCGAACCTTCACAAACCACTGAATCAGAACCTTCAGTTGATTCCACAACTAAGGGTGATTTAGAACAAACTACCAGCACAACAAAGTTACCAGCTGAAGAAGTTACCATAAGGCCACCAAAAGAAAAAACCACCACAGAGCAACCTGCACCTACACAGCAACCAGTTACCACAAAAACAGAGACCACAACAGAAATGGTAACTGCCACAGAATTACCACACACCACAATTGGCTTGGATTGTAACAACATGCCTTGCCTGAACGGGGGGACCTGTTACTTCTCAACAAGCGGGGctaag TGCAGGTGCAAGCAAGGATGGAGTGGGATCAGGTGCGACAACCGTGAGGACATCGATGACGCAGCTTTCACCGGCCATTCGTACTTGAGCCACAGGCTTGCCAACAGTTCAGGCACCGTGGTCAGTGTCGTCATACGTACCCTGGCACCCACTGGCTTGTTGTTACATGCCAGGACTGCCCCACACATCTACATGGCAGTGTACCTACACGATGGCCTGCTTAAGTTTGTCTTTACCTGCGGTATACAGACGATGCTTTTCAGCGAGCTACATGAACGGGTTAACACAGGCTTCAGGCTCAGTATAATCGCTAC GCTGGAGGTGGAGGGGGTTCTGGGAGGAGAGCAGCACTGCTCAGCATCCCTCTCGGTTAACGACAGCTTGGTGATGAGTGGGGAGCAGCGAGCTCTGGTGGGCAAGGTGGTCAACTGGAGCGTCCACCAGCCCACTCTACACCTTGGAGGAGTACCACCCCACACAGTGTCTAGCCTGGACATCCCTGTCACACAGGGCATTACGGGCTGCATGCAAGCTTTACAG AGACGAGTCGTTGTAGTAGTAATCCTGCTCAGTATGAGAGTAACCGCAGGTTCGGAAATTTGGTTCATACACTCGATCTGTGGGATATTATGCCTGAACATCTCTAAGGCCAAATCCGACCTTGTGGGTGCTGACATAGACTTGGAGTCCTGTGAGCGAAGACTCAAAACAAT GTTCGATGGACAGACGAGGAAGATCTACACAGACGCTCTGGACATGTTTGAGGTGTCCCAGTGTTCCTCCCTGGCCTGTCTATCCAGTCCATGCCACAGTTCCTCTACCTGTATAGAACAGGGAGACACCTGGACCTGCCTCTGTCCCTCGGGGTAA